The sequence GTTTTTAATAAACGTTCAACCTCCCTGAAAGAGGTACTGACGCTGATCAGCAACCGTTATACCAATATTGCAGGGGAAAATTACAACCTGCAACTGCGGTATGACAGTAGTTTACTACAGGCTACTTTCGGGGATATCCTGCGCCAGAACCGGAGCCGTGACCTTCAATCCCAAAGAACGCAGCAGGGTATCCATCGGGATGATATTGTCATCAGCCTGAATGATCAGCCATTTAAGCAAATCGCTTCGCAAGGTCAAAGAAAAAGCCTGCTCTTTGCCTTTAAACTGGCTGAATTTGACCTGCTTAAGGAAGTAAAGGGATTTGCCCCGATTTTATTACTGGATGATGTATTTGAAAAATTGGATCCGGTTCGGATGCATAACCTGCTCCATGAAGTATGTGTAGAAAATAAGGGACAGGTACTTGTTACAGATACCCATCCCGAAAGAATCAGGGAAAGCTTTTCAGCTTTGGGCTTACCCTACGGATCAATCAATACGGTTAGGTGAACGGAATTAAATCATAGGGTGGGTACGGATTATGGTCGTTCCTGATTGGATATAAAAACGGGACCTGCTCTGGATTAAACCAGCGCGCTTAACCAAAAGCACCATAAAGACTAATACTGAAAGCAATTAGTTGCAACAACAACCAGTAATTCTGTTCCACCGCGGTAAGTTTAGCTTTTAAGGGCAATTCAATCGCCATTTCAGGTCTTTGAATGGTTCATTGGCTATATCTTTGGTCCATGGGAGAATACTCATTAGGCGAAGCCATCCAGCAATTCCTGAAAAAAAGCCGGCTGAAGGGTTCAGTGCAGGCACTGCAGATCACTGAAGTGTGGGAGCAAATCATGGGAAAAACTGTTGCAAAATATACTGAAAGCATCAAGATTTATGGGGACAAACTCTATGTAACAACAACAATGGCCCCTTTGAAACAGGAGCTCCTTTTCCAGAAAGAAAAAATCGTTGAACGGGTGAATGAAGCGCTGGGAGAAAAAGTAATCAAGGAAGTAGTGATACAATAAGCAGTGAAAATCA comes from Flavihumibacter fluvii and encodes:
- a CDS encoding DUF721 domain-containing protein, encoding MGEYSLGEAIQQFLKKSRLKGSVQALQITEVWEQIMGKTVAKYTESIKIYGDKLYVTTTMAPLKQELLFQKEKIVERVNEALGEKVIKEVVIQ